The window aatcaaattctttatatattacttCTCGACTCTTTCATTTAGCTCTTTGGCTCTAAGTGACTTCAGGGCATTCCAGTGGTCAGTTCATAGTTGAGCAAAGACATAAGGCTGTTTgagggtctgttttttttttttttagaacagtttctgaatgtatttttttttaaatatatgaaatttgttgtcaaatacagtttctgaatgtatttttttttaatatatgaaatttattgtcaaattgtcaaagtgctcatcccaaaagatgccctcaatacccatcacccaccctatcctccctcccaccccccatcagccctcagtttgttctcattttttaagagttgtTTGAGGGTCTTAATGTGTCTTTcggtttctctgcctcttcactaGAAGAAAGGTCCtcagggttttttattttttcctgaatgtGGGAAGCTTCAGAGAACCAAACATACGTACTCTAGAAATCTCTTCATGGAAACATGGAGTTGATAAAATTCTGATTAAGAACCctaaattaggggtgcctgggtggctcggttggttaagcgtccaactttggctcaggtcatgatctcacggttcatgggttcgagccccatgtcaagctctctgctgtctgcttagggcctggagcctgcttcgaattctgtctccctctttctgctcctctccctcttgtgctctgtctctctctctcaaaaaacaaacaaacaaacaaacattaaaaaatttaaaaagaaccctAAATGCTGAGATCAGCAGAATTATCTGAGAGATCTGAGACATTAAGTGCAAAAGGGGAGTTCTCCAAATCTTGCCAGGAGGCAATAAAGAGGAGCAGTCTCTTCCAACTCAAAGCAGGTAGcttaatagttatttttttgagaaagacagttttttaatttttactttttccaatgagggaaagaaaatcagaatgaaaaGAGAGCTGAAACTGCATTATCATTCCAAGTAAGATTGTTGGTCATGTGAGATGGAAAGATGGTCGGGATCCCAACTGCCTGAATCTTGGACTGGTTAGGCTAAGTTGTATTGTAAGTTTTAAGGCAGTGAGGGGGTTGCTAAGAGAACAATTGGATTTTAATTAGTTGTCTAACTCCCAGATTCAGCAACAAAAAGCTGAAGGAGGCAGGGACTGACTGTTTCATTCCTCAGGGGTCAAGGGACAGAATGTTTCTGTATGATGgattaaatttttgtaatttaaaaaatttcctccaCTTTGAAAAGAAACATTGCCCTAAATTTGAGGTCATTTTCCACCGGGGCCAATGGGGTATTTAATGTTTCCCCCTGGGAAAGAGCTGTATGTTCTTTCAGAAATCCTGGTGAGTTAGAGGCTGGAGTCTTGGGGCAGAGATGGCCAGAGATCAGTTTGGTGAGAAGCTGCCGTTCCTGCCAATAAATAGTGCAGCAGATGATATCAGACAAACATTGTCACCAAGCtagtcattttctttaaaaatttagctGTTGGGTAAAGAATTTTCAGTCCTTGTCAGTATTGGAAGAAAATTTCATTGAAAGAGGGGATGTAGGGAAGATAGGTTTGGCCTTTAGAAGAACGAAGATGGAGATTTTATAGTCTtggagagaaaatgggagaaataaaagcTATTATAAACATTGTTCATATGAAAGTTTTGGTAGCAAATTGGTAATTATGTTACTGTGTAATAGGACATGCACCTTTGCAAAGGAGGCTAGTCATATAAAATTCAGTTAGGTAAgattcctggcacatagaagaTACTCAGGAGGCTAGCTAGCAATTAGGTCAACTTCCATTTTGGAAGAGGCTGGGTAGGAAGGTTGGTTTCTTCACTCAACAGAGTTAAAGGCAAAAACTGCACAGTCAAAATCACCTTGAGTTACTTAGAAAAGGACGAGGACAGAGATAGGCAAGTCACGTCTCACTTGGTCCAGCAGAGCCAGTTTTTCCACCAATGCGAGAACAGATCACTGTTTCAATGGCTGACCCCCAGATGAAGTACTTGACTTGATTTCACAGGCCCTATGTTGCATGACAAAATGTGTAAACACTAGAACCACCTCTGAACAGGGAGAGGCTTCCACAATGAGACCAGATAGAAGGAGAGTTACTGATGGAACAGCAGATGTCTCCCAGTTGAAGCCAAGCTGGGGTTTATGTGGCAACCATGTTAAATATGCATTTGATATTACTACAGTGATATAtttgttctccacatcattgccaaaCTCTGCAATACTCACCCTCAGCATTAAAGTGTATGCTTCTGCTCACAGGAGCAGGCTTTGAGATTGAAATATAATGCTTACTTTGAATTAGAGGAGCTGTGTGACAAGAGAATCCTAAATCTAGGTATGGGCTGGAAGCTACCATATGCTACTTTTGAGGGTCTCAGagccattttggaaaagaatACAGAGAGACCAAAATcgataaaaatttgtttttattggtgATGCTCATCGTCTTTGGAAGTCAGAAGGAATGTTAACAAGGTGTGTGTGACTTGCCATGGGATTCCACACATGCAGGAGTATAAATCCtttgtgttttgatttctctttgtgcCATTGCTGTTTAGACATAATTTGAAAACCAGTTTGGCCCTTGTACTTCCTAATTATGTTaagataaaatattcataatgaaTGCAGTATGAGTTTCAAGTAAGCCTTTCAAATCCTAAGTGTATCCTAAGTAATCACAGGCTTTAAGATAAAGTAAACATACGCATTTACCTAAGACAAGTACTTTTACGTATGTATATGTCAGGGGCAGGGTGTCATGTAAAATTTCCATGAAAAACCACGATAAATCCAATGATGCACTTTTTAAGGGTAGTTTATCTGGAAACTGGGATGGTCAAAAGACAGCAAAACATATACAAAGAAGCCCACTTTTAAGCAaacctttgttttttaagcaaaaattcGGGAGAAAGAAGCCAAAAAATATTCTGAAGGCAGTGTAGTTTTATGGTAGCTATGAAGACTTTCAGCAGCTGGCTGATTTCTTCCTATCAGCTGACATGACTGGCAAATGACATTTCCATGAAAATCTTTGTCATCCTTATCTTCCTTCTACAGGCCTTGGCCTTGTTTCCAAAGATGCTTCAGTGAGGGTATATAAGGTCCATGACCTCTAGGGTTAGTGTCATCCACTTTAGGCAACAAGACCCTGATGAAGTGTCAGGAGGAGTGAGCACAGATGTTGGGGTGAATACCAATATTTTAGAGGTttttaagaagatatttaaatttttacccCTAATCGAAGAGAAGGGTTTCATCATCTGGTTTACATTCAAGATCTAGTAGGCTCATCATTCTGAGAAATGAATTTTCTTCTGGGTTAGGAAATCTCATCATGAGACTTGAGATATACTGGTTTGGAAAGTTTCCTCAGTTTTTCCTGGCTTCGAAGTCCCCGGCCTCGTAGTGGGGTAAGGCCCATTGGAGGCAGATGAATCTGAATAGGAAGAGTaagaataatgataatattaaGAATTATAATCACCAGAGCAGCTTATTCATTGAGGATTTACTAAGTACCGTGCTCCCTGCTAAGCACTAAATCTACACTGACTCATTAATCCTTAAAATCCTTACACAcattaatccttacaataatctCATAAGGAATTAGATAATATTTATAGATGAGACAATGGAGGctcagaagttaaataacttgctcaatcTTACATACACATTAAGTGGTAGAGCCAAGATTTGCATTCCAGATCACATTCCAGAGCTTGTGCTCTTCTTTGTCATACTGCCTGCATGGAAGGAACAATGACCACAGATCACATGGTGAGatgagaatccaaagaaggcgaGAAAAAAAGTTTGGGTAGACAAAGCTATTCTGCGCAGAGTGGAAAACTGGGAGTAATCTAAATGCCTACTAAAGAGCTGCTGggtaaattatggtatattcttGTAACAGGATCCAGTGGCAACCATTTAAAAAGATGGGAGGCAGAGATGGCCAGGACAGATGACATAAACTAAGTAAGCAGCAAACAGTATGTCCAGGATCCCATGTACTTTAAGAAAACGTAGGTACAcgaatatagaaaaaaagacaagatattaCCAAACTATTAGGTTGAGCCAATACCGGGTAAAATTGTTGTTTTTGTATTATAGGTTAAGAGTAGAATATTGGCAGTTTCATATAGTGCAACCGAACAGTTACAGTGGTTACTTCCACAGGGTGAGAATTTTGGACCATTTTCACTTTCTACCTCATGCACTTTTTTAATGCTATTAACAACAAACCTTACttttattataaggaaaataaaaatacttccatAAAAAAGGTGAAAGTCAAAAAGACAAAGCTATCTAAATATGGGCTAGCTTTCCCTTCTATATGTGGGAAAGTTGTATGAGTAGGAGAAATCAGGCATTCATTGACATTTTAGCTTGTTGTGATGGGTTGGCGGCATGCAAGGATAGCTTACTTCCAACATGCCTCCCACAGAAGCTCTAGACTGCTCGACAAACACTGGCCTTCTTGGTACACGTTCTTGGAAATAACTGGGTTGGTGAGGAGAAGTACCCGCCACATGTTAACTGTCACACTTACTGGCCGTGGATAAGGAATCTGGTAATGCAGTCCAATTTCAATCCTTGCTGTGCATTCATCTATACACTGTTTAATCAGGTCTGTGTCTGTGAGCtattaaaagaggaaaacaggTGAGGTTCTTAGCATCTTTCTAATGCTCCTTATGTAGAGGTGTACATCTTCTTCAACTTTCTCAGCTCACCAGCCAGTAAATTCAATGCTGATACtttgaaaaatcaaaagcaatTTAGTATAAAATTTACTGTggattaaacttttaaaaaaattatggcaaTAGGTAATACCTGCACACAGTAAAACATTATTCAAATAACACAAAaggatataatataaaaacaaagtctCCTTTTTACCCCTCTCACAGTTCCCCCTTCTCAAGGACCACAATTATTGGCAGTGTTTGTCCTCCCAGGGATATTCTATGTAGATAAAagcatacgtgtatatatacactttttttttccttacacacAATAGCTCTCTTTGTTCTGAACTTTGCTTTTTCCCCTAACAATGTGTAGCTCCTTTTATATTTACACAGAGAGctgcccattcttttttttttttttttaatgtttatttatttttgagagagagagagaaagagagagagagacagacagagcatgggcaggggaggggcagacagagagggagacacggaatccaaagtaggctccaggctccgagctgtcagcacagtgctcgacgcagggctcgaacccaagaaccatgagatcacgacctgagccaaagtcagacgcttaactgactgagccacccaggcgccccagagagctGCCCATTCTTTCTAAGAGCTGCACAAAATTCAAACATAAGGCCGTGTAATAATTTAATCAGTCTTTTcctgatggatatttaggttatttccagtttttttccattataaacaATTCTGTTATGGATCCCACTAAAGTTTTTGGCTTACACGCAAATATATCtaaaagataaattcctagagaaCTGCTGGGTTAAAGGGTGTATGTTCATGCATGTTTAATTCTTTCAGATATTCCCTCTAGATTCAAATTACCCTCTAAGAGTGTACCAATTTATAGTCCCACCAACACCCTGATGAGAAtgcttctccacctcctctccatgTGGATCAAACTTGAACCCAACTGTTTCAGCAAGTGCTGTCCAGAAACCCCCCAAGTAAGATATTGGAGAATGATCCACTTCTTATTTTGAACTGTAAACTGCCTTGTTCACTGGTAAGGGGAagaaatggctttttaaattccCAAATAGTCAAATTGTGGTAGTCCAGTTTCAAGTAAAGGGATGACAAATTCATTCTAAAAAACAGAACACCAGGTAGAAGGGGAGAAACCCTTACATTTCAAGGATGGAAAATGAGTCAACATGTGGCTCTGCTAAGAGTTTGCAAGTGGGCCTcaaagcagagctgggattgCACCAGTCCCAGATGACACCCACAGTGACGTCTGGGCCAGCAAGGCTTGGAAATTCCAAGGGCGTGCCTATTCTATGGCACCTTTTGGAGCACAGAAGAGTTCTAGGAACTGCAGTGCACAGAACTACAGCTGGGTCCCCTGGGGCAGAGGGTCTGctttctgacctctgcttctcAGAAGCTGTTGCTCTGATGTCCACATTGGGAATAGATTTCCATGTTCCCATTTGCCCATTAGGATTCAGAGCAATTCATGAGATACCTctgaattattattaaaatctcaCAGCAAGTGAAGTTCTAAGAAACGTCTTAAGTCTGCGTAAGGGACTGGGGAGAAAGAAGCCCATCATAAAGATACGTATGGTTAAGGGGGCTGAGGGCTCCTGGGACTGCAGCTGTCCATTTAAACAAATCTGGGTTAGAGCTCTCCAAATTCAGTCATTCATTGGCTGCCTTCATGATTCTGCTATATCCACACACCATTTATACTAACATTAAGCTTTCTCTTTAAATGTACTGTCTCCTAAGCATAATATTTGTGGCGTTATCTGATATGCTATTTTCTAACACGTGGCAAAATACGTATCTTAAAAACCCATGTACCTTCTCCCCAGACACaacaaaataatcttatttatgTCACATCACTGGCACATACACTTCCCTCTGACTCACACCACACTGGGCCAGCCCAAGCTGAGGCAAAGGAAGGATTGATTACTGCCATAAGTGAAAACCCTAAGGGCCTTGAtcagtcctcacatgagtgagcCTGAAAAGGTTTACTGGGCACATCCTGCTATGATATCTCTTCAGCACCGGGCTAGACACTGTGAGGCCATGATTCTTGCCTTCAACTATGATGGTTATTACCTGGGCAGAACAACTCTGATGCATAAAGCTACAGAAAAGGCATGGAGGCATGTAATCAACAGGGCAGTGACTGCTGCAGACTGCTCTAGAGGAGTTCAGAATAGATCACTGTCACAGGGTTGAGTGAAGGCTCATGAATTCAGTGACAACCACAAGGCAGGTCCCATGGGATATATAAGAAAGTATAAGACATTGTCTCTTTGCTCGAGGAAGTGGCAGTCTGGTTGGGGAGACCACACCaacataaatgaaacaaacaagaagGAATGTGACCAACTACATAGGGACAGGCATAGGTTATAGTGGTCTCCCAACTTTTTGATTATTTACTGCTTTCAGTAAAAATTTCTGAGCCCATAGCTCCTATACATGTACTCATactgatttataaaatatattaataagtgCATTAAATACATCAAAAACCTTATAAGTATAcaccaaatacacattttaattttttttattttttaaagtttatttttttagtaatctctacacatagtgtggggctcaaactcacaaccccgagatcaagagtcacatgctctcccagctgagccagcaaggcaccccatgaacagacatttttaaaggatgcaataaaaaataaagagaaatagcacttgcagtattttatttccatttctcagaGAACTGTTTAAGGACTTCATTGGGCATATACATTGTGATGTGTGGCATGGAAAAGTTtggagaagctggaggaaggCCGGAAAGGCAGAAGCTTCATGAGCAGGTTGGTTTTATGAAGCAGACAGGATTCAGATTCTGAGATGGGGAAGATAGTGTTGTTTGGGAGGGTTTCTTTGTAGTGCTTACCccaattggaattttttttaatttcttaccaTCTAACTCTGAAACATCTTTGAGGGATCCTGTCTTGGTTTTGCTCATTTTATGTCCTCAACATCTAGTCCAAAGTTTGGCACATGGTGGGCActcaaatacttgctgaatgaaagaatgagagcAGAGAGTTGCAGAGTGGTGATGGGAGCTATGGCAGAAATAGgcaagctggagaggggaggCATCCTGGTGGAAAGAGGTGTTCTGCTTTGGATCGTTACACTTGGTGTAAGGCCCTTCAGGAGGCTGGTGAGGGGCTGAGGCTGGGTTTTCAGATGTGGGAGCTGAAACCATAAAGTGGTTGCacagtctctgggcctcagtgcaGAGGGCTGACTTTCAGAGGATCCTTTAAGCTGTCAGGAGGGTGTGTGGCAGGAGGGTGTGTCCaaaaggacacagagacaggggTCAGAGAGGAAAAGTAAAGAGAGTGGATTGTCAGGAAGTGTCATGAGGGGAACAGTGACAGCATTGACTTCCTGAGATCAATGAGAAGGAGGCAAGGAAAGTAAGAAGCTGAAAGCCTCTTTCCATGCTTAGTGCCAGGCAGTCTTTGTAAGGAGCTAAGAGCCAATGCTTTATAGTCTGTGGGATGGGTCACATCAAGCCTCTTACAAATGGTTTTTGGCTCCCTGATGTCTAGGTGTGCAGTTCCGTTAAACTACTTAATGGAGGCACTTTCTTACCCAATTCTGTGGTCTCAAAGGGCAAACTCACTCTGCTAGCCAAAGAGGCTTGAGTTCAGAGTGAAGTTGTGAAGGGAACCCTGTGTCTTTATcctattctctttcttctgaatGGGTTTATACTTAGAGGCCTTGAATAGTTTatgagttgaagaaaaaaaaaaaagtttcactgtGCACCTCCTGTGGGAGGGGCCGGGAACAGGCACAGTGATTGCGAACTGCTCCTCCCCTGAAAACCCTCACTGGCCTGGCTCCTGTCACCTGGCTCATGGGGTCTTACAAGGACGAGGACGCTAAGACACTGACAGGCTGGACTGAGACCTGAAACAAATGACGGGAGGAacccaggctgggctctgctgCCCAGTAGTTGGGCAAGCTAGCTGGGCCGTGCCTCTGAGCCCTTCCTGCCCCACAC is drawn from Leopardus geoffroyi isolate Oge1 chromosome E3, O.geoffroyi_Oge1_pat1.0, whole genome shotgun sequence and contains these coding sequences:
- the LYRM1 gene encoding LYR motif-containing protein 1 isoform X7, producing MAGPEQAQHFSPRMTTATRQEVLGLYRRIFRLVRKWQAASGQMEDTIKEKQYILNEARTLFQKNKNLTDTDLIKQCIDECTARIEIGLHYQIPYPRPIHLPPMGLTPLRGRGLRSQEKLRKLSKPVYLKSHDEIS
- the LYRM1 gene encoding LYR motif-containing protein 1 isoform X1; translation: MTTATRQEVLGLYRRIFRLVRKWQAASGQMEDTIKEKQYILNEARTLFQKNKNLTDTDLIKQCIDECTARIEIGLHYQIPYPRPIHLPPMGLTPLRGRGLRSQEKLRKLSKPVYLKSHDEIS
- the LYRM1 gene encoding LYR motif-containing protein 1 isoform X6, which encodes MEKWQGLNKHSILAQGLRMTTATRQEVLGLYRRIFRLVRKWQAASGQMEDTIKEKQYILNEARTLFQKNKNLTDTDLIKQCIDECTARIEIGLHYQIPYPRPIHLPPMGLTPLRGRGLRSQEKLRKLSKPVYLKSHDEIS
- the LYRM1 gene encoding LYR motif-containing protein 1 isoform X8 translates to MEKWQGLNKHSILAQATRQEVLGLYRRIFRLVRKWQAASGQMEDTIKEKQYILNEARTLFQKNKNLTDTDLIKQCIDECTARIEIGLHYQIPYPRPIHLPPMGLTPLRGRGLRSQEKLRKLSKPVYLKSHDEIS